The window TACAAATTAATAGCCAAGAAGGTAAAATATATATATTCAATTTTTACAATTTACACTAAATTTGGGAAACCCTCAATTTTTTTCTTTTAAATCGACATTAACAGTTAAAGAATTATCATTTTTAATATAAAATAGCGTTGTATCTTCTTTAACTAACGTATTAGGATAAAAATTGTCCATAACAACTTCACCAGAAATTGGAGCAGTAATAACAGTATTTTTTAAATTAATCTCTGTTTTTGTCAAATTTCCCTTAGCAATTAAAAGCTGTGGAGTTGTTTCCTCTTTCTCTTTATATTTTATAAGTAGATTACTTAAGAGATTTTCACTTTCTTTTAAAGTTTTTTCTGACTCAATAAGTTTTGTGTTCATATTTTCATAGTCTAATTCATTTATATAATTTTTCTGAAAAAGCTTTTCATATTTTTGAAGTTCATTTTTATTTTGTTCAACTAAAATCTTATTTTTTTGAATAAACATTTTTGTTTTTTCAATATCGTTTTTTAAGTTTTGAATAGAATCGACAACCTCATTATACTGACCGAGGGCAGTTATATATTGAGCAGTATAAATTTTTTTATCAAGTTCAAAAAGTGCTTGCCCAGCTTCGACTTGCTCTCCATTTTGAACAAATATATTTTCAACACTTTCAGAAACTTTACTATAAACTGGTGCAATCTGATATTCTAGAAAAGCTCGAGAGGAATACGGGATGTTCATTTGAACCCCAACTGTAATGATAAAAGTAATTAAAAAGCTAATGAAAATAATTAAATATATGATTTTTGCTTTATTTTTATAAATCATAAAAAATCACTCCTGAATTTAGTTTACTAGTAAACTATTTTTCATTAATATTATCACACAATAAAAAAAAACACAAATTACATTGTGTTTTTTTGTTAAAAATTTAAATTAAGAACTGAAAATAAACATAGGTGGGGCTTTCCATTCAATAATTTTTTCAGAATTTATAAATTTACCTTTTTCCGATAAAATTTCATCTTGATAAATTTCATATGAACCATCCAAAATATCATTTTTATATGTTTTAAGATCTAATAAATCACCTCTATTTGGTGAATATGTTTTCCAGATTCCATCTTTTTTATTGTTTTTATAAATTCCAGAAGAAATTATACTCTCAATATTTGCGTATGGTCTAGTTATAGATGTGACACCGGGAAAAGAACCTAGATTAAATTCTTCAAAATAGCCATTTTTTAGAATATCATCTAGACTTTGAATATTATCCTTTAATTTTTCTCCATAAAAAATTTCTTTGATTCCAAAGTATTTTAAAGGGTCTTCATAATATCTAAGGCCTTCAGTAAAAACTTTTCCGGGAGAGTAGTTTTGAAAAATAATAAAAATATTTTTTCCGTTTTCAAAAGGCAACGAATAAAGATTTAACTCTTTATTTTCTATTTTTGCATCTATAATATTTAAATTTTTAAAGGAACTTAATGATTTTCGAGCTTCATAATATTCATAACCAGTTTTTGGGTTAGTTTTTTTATCGAAAATTCCATATTCTCGTTTAAAATGAGTGTAGTTCATAACTTTCTCTAAAATATTATTTTTAAATTTTTTTATTTGAGAAATTTCTCCATTAGGATCATAATAATGAATAAAATCAATTTCATTTTTTTCATTATAAAATTCAGATGAATAAAGTTTTAATTCGTTTGAGTATCTATATAAAATATCTTTTTGTATTAAAATCCCATTGTTGTATGTTAGCTTTATAGGAATATATCTTTCTAATTCGTTATAATATATATATGAAGTCCAAATATTATTTTTTATATTTTCAGTATAGGAACCGTATTCTTTCGAGTTATAGTATTTACCATTTTTAATTATTTTACCATTCTCATCTTTTCCTTCGAAAACCTCTTCAAGTGTTATCAAACCATAATTCTGTATGTTAAAAGTGAAAAAATATTTATCATTTTTCATTAAAATTTGATCTTCGTTAATGTATGAATGAAAAGTTAAATTATTTAATGAATAAATATTAAAATATTTTTGTAGATTGTATATTTCATAATCTGAAGGGTCTAGTTCATAAAGATAATAAAAGCTTTTTGAATAGTAATTTTCTTTTCCAACTTTACTTATAACGTCCCATTGATTATAGTTATTAAAGTTTACAACTTTATAATAAGGAAATAATTTTTCTAATTCTTTTTTTGCAGAGGAAGCATCAAAATTTTTGATGTTTGCAATTTTTTTATCAATTTCATTTTTTGTAGCAATATTTAATGTTTTAAAAAATTCTGGTTCAAAATTCTCTTCGTCAATAGTGTAGTTGAAAATTTGTTTTAAAGAATATCCCTCTAATGAATTTTTATTATTTTGATTAAAAATAATAAAAATTTCATTGATGTTATCTCCGTTAATATCGTATAAAAAGACACTTTTAACTTTTTTTTCTAAATTTTCTTTACTCAAAATAATAGAATTTTTACTTTCAGGAAACTCAATAATAATATCATAGCTCATTTTATTACTTTTGAATTTTAAAATAGAATTAAGTTCAATTTCTACATTCTTTAAAAGTTTTAAATGTAAATCAGGATGAATGTTGTTAGTATATAATTTTTGAGGTAGTAAAAATAAAAAAAGGAGCATAGAAATATAAAAAGTTTTCATGGGAACCTCCTTGTGCGAGTTATATTATCACAAGTTTAACATAAGGAAATACAAAAATCTAGATATTTGTAATTGATTTAATTTGGAAAAAATAAAAAAAGTTTGACTTAGAGTTAACTCTAAATGCTAAGATGAGTTATATCCAAAATAAAAGGAGTGATGAGAATGATTTTAGGGAAAATAAATTCACCAAAAGATTTAAAAAATTTAACAATAAAAGATTTAGAACAGTTATGTACAGAGGTAAGGATTGCTTTACTGAATAAACTTAGCACAGTTGGTGGACATATAGGTCCAAACTTAGGAATGGTAGAAATGACAGTAGCAATGCATAAAGTATTTAATTCGCCAATTGATAAAATAGTTTATGATGTGTCACATCAATCATATGCTCATAAGATGTTAACAGGAAGAAAGCATGCCTTTTTAAATTCGAATGAGTATTTCTCAGTTTCTGGCTATACAAATCCAGATGAAAGTGAGCATGATTTCTTTAAAGTTGGTCATACATCAACATCTGTTAGTTTGGCATGTGGGCTTGCTAAGGGAAGAGATTTAGTTGGAACTAAAGAAAATATAATTGCAGTTATAGGAGATGGTTCTTTAAGTGGTGGAGAAGCTTACGAAGGCTTGAATAATGCTGCTGAAACTGGGACAAATATGATTATAGTTGTAAATGATAATGAGATGTCAATAGCTGAAAATTATGGAGGATTATATAAGAATTTAAAACTTTTAAGAGAAACAAAAGGAAAGGCTGAGTGTAATTTTTTCAAAGCAATGGGATTAGATTATATTTATGTTGAAGATGGACATAGTTTAGAGTCATTGATTTCGGCTTTTGAAAAAGTTAAAGATACTGATAAACCTATTGTTGTCCATGTGAAAACTATAAAAGGAAAAGGATATGA of the Cetobacterium sp. ZOR0034 genome contains:
- a CDS encoding HlyD family secretion protein, whose product is MIYKNKAKIIYLIIFISFLITFIITVGVQMNIPYSSRAFLEYQIAPVYSKVSESVENIFVQNGEQVEAGQALFELDKKIYTAQYITALGQYNEVVDSIQNLKNDIEKTKMFIQKNKILVEQNKNELQKYEKLFQKNYINELDYENMNTKLIESEKTLKESENLLSNLLIKYKEKEETTPQLLIAKGNLTKTEINLKNTVITAPISGEVVMDNFYPNTLVKEDTTLFYIKNDNSLTVNVDLKEKN